A window of Acropora muricata isolate sample 2 chromosome 3, ASM3666990v1, whole genome shotgun sequence contains these coding sequences:
- the LOC136911872 gene encoding spermatogenesis-associated protein 22-like isoform X2, with amino-acid sequence MNKRPNSNLSGETSQNCYFFFFYNFRYTRWLIRVLFDSLIGRLVPIFANNKKKRLKEALYANPTAEEIDRETEHSLSGMGCIYNESNEMGVQKQSCSPAQRFNSEQHKNSGCATNRGEFTNARTGNRYQGILQYEHQVKPVPRRFKNAGDHLSAACTSVTLQNNIPSSHSQKGDESFSGRRSQSFETSKTQDQKRASYSKKGSTKQVNLLATPQDRSLKVITASIQDLFKWKQFEDKMSVIYEIFGILDSQLSSNQAGNGKNFIIKDKTGTLRCTFWEMDRHLPRLSRGQMHRCVGSLDRRTGHFKCVSVRPVKPTEQQKLIAVLLELSYKTMQENLAALKED; translated from the exons ATGAACAAACGCCCGAACAGTAACTTAAGTGGTGAGACCTCACAAAactgttatttctttttcttttataattttcgTTATACTCGGTGGTTAATAAGGGTACTTTTCGATTCTTTAATAGGCCGTTTGGTGCCAATATTTGCcaacaataaaaagaaaagactgAAGGAGGCATTGTATGCAAACCCCACAGCtgaagaaatcgaccgagaaaCTGAGCACTCATTATCAGGGATGGGGTGCATTTATAACGAAAGCAATGAAATGGGGGTGCAAAAGCAAAGTTGTTCTCCGGCTCAAAGATTTAACTCAGAACAACACAAGAACAGTGGCTGTGCAACAAACCGCGGGGAATTTACTAACGCGAGAACAGGAAATAGATACCAAGGCATTCTGCAATACGAACACCAAGTAAAACCGGTGCCACGAAGATTTAAAAACGCTGGCGACCATTTATCAGCAGCATGCACCTCTGTGACTTTGCAAAACAACATACCCAG TTCCCATTCTCAAAAAGGAGATGAAAGTTTCAGTGGCAGGCGTAGCCAATCATTTGAAACATCTAAGACACAAGATCAGAAGAGAGCATCTTATTCAAAG AAGGGATCAACCAAACAAGTAAACCTTCTTGCCACACCCCAAGACAGGTCTCTTAAGGTCATTACAGCTTCTATTCAGGATCTCTTTAAGTGGAAACAATTTGAAGACAAGATGAGTGTAATTTATGAAATTTTTG GGATCCTCGATTCACAACTTTCTTCAAACCAAGCTGGTAACGGAAAGAATTTCATTATCAAAGACAAAACAGGAACTTTgag ATGCACCTTTTGGGAAATG GACCGTCACCTCCCCAGGTTGTCAAGAGGACAAATGCACAG GTGTGTGGGATCATTGGACAGAAGAACTGGGCACTTCAAATGTGTATCAGTCAGGCCAGTGAAGCCAACTGAGCAACAGAAACTAATTGCAGTGTTATTGGAGTTGTCATACAAGACCATGCAGGAGAACCTGGCTGCTTTAAAGGAAGACTAA
- the LOC136911872 gene encoding spermatogenesis-associated protein 22-like isoform X3, which produces MNKRPNSNLSGRLVPIFANNKKKRLKEALYANPTAEEIDRETEHSLSGMGCIYNESNEMGVQKQSCSPAQRFNSEQHKNSGCATNRGEFTNARTGNRYQGILQYEHQVKPVPRRFKNAGDHLSAACTSVTLQNNIPRSSHSQKGDESFSGRRSQSFETSKTQDQKRASYSKKGSTKQVNLLATPQDRSLKVITASIQDLFKWKQFEDKMSVIYEIFGILDSQLSSNQAGNGKNFIIKDKTGTLRCTFWEMDRHLPRLSRGQMHRCVGSLDRRTGHFKCVSVRPVKPTEQQKLIAVLLELSYKTMQENLAALKED; this is translated from the exons ATGAACAAACGCCCGAACAGTAACTTAAGTG GCCGTTTGGTGCCAATATTTGCcaacaataaaaagaaaagactgAAGGAGGCATTGTATGCAAACCCCACAGCtgaagaaatcgaccgagaaaCTGAGCACTCATTATCAGGGATGGGGTGCATTTATAACGAAAGCAATGAAATGGGGGTGCAAAAGCAAAGTTGTTCTCCGGCTCAAAGATTTAACTCAGAACAACACAAGAACAGTGGCTGTGCAACAAACCGCGGGGAATTTACTAACGCGAGAACAGGAAATAGATACCAAGGCATTCTGCAATACGAACACCAAGTAAAACCGGTGCCACGAAGATTTAAAAACGCTGGCGACCATTTATCAGCAGCATGCACCTCTGTGACTTTGCAAAACAACATACCCAG AAGTTCCCATTCTCAAAAAGGAGATGAAAGTTTCAGTGGCAGGCGTAGCCAATCATTTGAAACATCTAAGACACAAGATCAGAAGAGAGCATCTTATTCAAAG AAGGGATCAACCAAACAAGTAAACCTTCTTGCCACACCCCAAGACAGGTCTCTTAAGGTCATTACAGCTTCTATTCAGGATCTCTTTAAGTGGAAACAATTTGAAGACAAGATGAGTGTAATTTATGAAATTTTTG GGATCCTCGATTCACAACTTTCTTCAAACCAAGCTGGTAACGGAAAGAATTTCATTATCAAAGACAAAACAGGAACTTTgag ATGCACCTTTTGGGAAATG GACCGTCACCTCCCCAGGTTGTCAAGAGGACAAATGCACAG GTGTGTGGGATCATTGGACAGAAGAACTGGGCACTTCAAATGTGTATCAGTCAGGCCAGTGAAGCCAACTGAGCAACAGAAACTAATTGCAGTGTTATTGGAGTTGTCATACAAGACCATGCAGGAGAACCTGGCTGCTTTAAAGGAAGACTAA
- the LOC136911872 gene encoding spermatogenesis-associated protein 22-like isoform X1: MNKRPNSNLSGETSQNCYFFFFYNFRYTRWLIRVLFDSLIGRLVPIFANNKKKRLKEALYANPTAEEIDRETEHSLSGMGCIYNESNEMGVQKQSCSPAQRFNSEQHKNSGCATNRGEFTNARTGNRYQGILQYEHQVKPVPRRFKNAGDHLSAACTSVTLQNNIPRSSHSQKGDESFSGRRSQSFETSKTQDQKRASYSKKGSTKQVNLLATPQDRSLKVITASIQDLFKWKQFEDKMSVIYEIFGILDSQLSSNQAGNGKNFIIKDKTGTLRCTFWEMDRHLPRLSRGQMHRCVGSLDRRTGHFKCVSVRPVKPTEQQKLIAVLLELSYKTMQENLAALKED, from the exons ATGAACAAACGCCCGAACAGTAACTTAAGTGGTGAGACCTCACAAAactgttatttctttttcttttataattttcgTTATACTCGGTGGTTAATAAGGGTACTTTTCGATTCTTTAATAGGCCGTTTGGTGCCAATATTTGCcaacaataaaaagaaaagactgAAGGAGGCATTGTATGCAAACCCCACAGCtgaagaaatcgaccgagaaaCTGAGCACTCATTATCAGGGATGGGGTGCATTTATAACGAAAGCAATGAAATGGGGGTGCAAAAGCAAAGTTGTTCTCCGGCTCAAAGATTTAACTCAGAACAACACAAGAACAGTGGCTGTGCAACAAACCGCGGGGAATTTACTAACGCGAGAACAGGAAATAGATACCAAGGCATTCTGCAATACGAACACCAAGTAAAACCGGTGCCACGAAGATTTAAAAACGCTGGCGACCATTTATCAGCAGCATGCACCTCTGTGACTTTGCAAAACAACATACCCAG AAGTTCCCATTCTCAAAAAGGAGATGAAAGTTTCAGTGGCAGGCGTAGCCAATCATTTGAAACATCTAAGACACAAGATCAGAAGAGAGCATCTTATTCAAAG AAGGGATCAACCAAACAAGTAAACCTTCTTGCCACACCCCAAGACAGGTCTCTTAAGGTCATTACAGCTTCTATTCAGGATCTCTTTAAGTGGAAACAATTTGAAGACAAGATGAGTGTAATTTATGAAATTTTTG GGATCCTCGATTCACAACTTTCTTCAAACCAAGCTGGTAACGGAAAGAATTTCATTATCAAAGACAAAACAGGAACTTTgag ATGCACCTTTTGGGAAATG GACCGTCACCTCCCCAGGTTGTCAAGAGGACAAATGCACAG GTGTGTGGGATCATTGGACAGAAGAACTGGGCACTTCAAATGTGTATCAGTCAGGCCAGTGAAGCCAACTGAGCAACAGAAACTAATTGCAGTGTTATTGGAGTTGTCATACAAGACCATGCAGGAGAACCTGGCTGCTTTAAAGGAAGACTAA
- the LOC136911870 gene encoding uncharacterized protein gives MCSLHNAIGRRNFHQVYFLTKVGCDVNRLDSRMRTPMQIVCDLDNESLGVSLGRLLLANGGVLHTKDKFGISVFCYACIKQREKLVECMIREREIFWLDKDYQGNTVLHHAAKTGNTPITNMIIQQMTKHGLNLDQRNNRGETALIVAEKLGQDQCAELLRYSGKASTEARDDVMFKNADEWKHAELERVPTRLSSYFSTKFPEVAEQLKEAIDENPPIRLKKKIETIRKAEAKPDHSEKSVKRDILPKLINLVPEQQMDTFRASTKAPKQRLAQNSEEHHQQFEENEATAPDSQLLAKGEVISFTDLTMLTKQRWNSKKHNQPVLNNTDMKEANTMRKPLKRRNTAADLINAEEEMNLSAREVKESVITTIHEEQDQSD, from the exons ATGTGTTCTCTTCACAACGCAATCGGTCGCCGCAACTTTCACCAAGTTTACTTTCTGACAAAAGTGGGATGTGATGTGAACAGACTCGATTCACGCATGCGTACTCCGATGCAGATTGTATGTGATCTGGACAATGAGTCCCTGGGGGTGTCCCTGGGTCGCCTTTTGCTTGCCAATGGAGGTGTACTTCACACAAAAGACAAGTTTGGCATTTCAGTGTTCTGCTACGCATGCATCAAGCAACGGGAGAAGTTGGTGGAATGCATGATCAGGGAGAGAGAGATATTTTGGTTGGATAAAGATTATCAAGGAAACACTGTTTTGCATCATGCAGCAAAGACCGGGAACACTCCAATTACCAACATGATAATTCAGCAAATGACAAAACATGGATTGAATCTTGATCAGAGAAACAACCGAGGCGAAACTGCACTCATAGTAGCAGAGAAGCTGGGGCAAGACCAGTGCGCTGAGTTGCTCCGGTACAGCGGTAAGGCCAGCACTGAAGCACGCGATGACGTCATGTTCAAAAATGCAGATGAGTGGAAACACGCAGAACTGGAGCGAGTGCCGACAAGGCTTTCATCTTACTTCAG CACAAAGTTCCCAGAAGTGGCCGAGCAGCTTAAAGAGGCTATTGACGAAAACCCTCCAATAAGATTGAAGAAGAAAATCGAAACCATTCGCAAAGCAGAGGCAAAACCTGATCATTCTG AAAAATCAGTTAAAAGAGACATTCTGCCAAAGTTGATCAACTTAGTCCCTGAGCAACAAATGGACACGTTCAGAGCTTCGACCAAAGCACCGAAGCAGCGCTTGGCACAAAACTCAGAAGAACACCATCAGCAGTTCGAGGAAAACGAAGCAACAGCGCCTGACAGCCAGCTGCTCGCAAAGGGAGAGGTAATCTCATTCACAGACTTAACCATGCTCACTAAACAAAGATGGAACTCAAAGAAACACAATCAACCAGTTCTAAATAACACGGATATGAAAGAGGCAAATACAATGAGGAAGCCGTTGAAACGAAGAAACACCGCTGCAGATTTAATCAATGCTGAGGAAGAAATGAATTTGTCCGCTCGAGAAGTAAAGGAAAGTGTTATCACAACAATACATGAAGAACAAGATCAGTCCGACTGA
- the LOC136911873 gene encoding olfactory receptor 4K3-like, which translates to MDRANQSAQIINSSDSHQLKQLYLEFEFAEGVCLSILSPLTVFANVLLLMTIWKDHLRNFNSPTTYFVIGLGITDLVTGATVEPFFAVFYIARFMLDGGSMPGIVTHLYNIGQPISTVTISSSYLIILFLSVSQCIAIKWPYKYKLIVSRNRVIGCVLLSWIYFICFTLVLNLSGIDTALILKVDLAIHPVLISVLLFVILIWLYRAFTDQIKQKGLGKSLMSSTKKSANSKAYNLQRQFAVVTFYLAAIVLISALPHIAIQFIWLYADFALQETYYVFIALRIRDLLLFLKVALDAFIYAWRLPAYRQALKASWRRSISKSPKNKSKHRETFL; encoded by the coding sequence ATGGATAGGGCCAATCAAAGTGCACAGATAATCAATTCCAGTGATTCGCATCAGCTGAAGCAATTGTACCTGGAGTTTGAATTTGCTGAGGGAGTTTGTCTTTCCATTTTGTCGCCACTGACAGTGTTCGCCAACGTTTTGCTTTTAATGACCATATGGAAAGACCATTTGAGAAATTTTAACTCACCAACTACCTATTTTGTCATTGGACTCGGAATCACTGATCTTGTTACTGGAGCTACTGTCGAgccattttttgctgttttctaCATCGCACGTTTCATGCTTGATGGTGGCAGCATGCCTGGCATAGTAACTCATCTGTACAATATTGGACAACCTATTTCCACCGTAACAATCAGTTCGTCCTActtgataattttatttttgtcagtgTCACAATGTATTGCCATTAAATGGCCTTATAAATACAAACTCATAGTTAGCAGGAATCGTGTTATTGGTTGCGTATTACTCAGCTGGATTTATTTTATCTGTTTTACATTGGTATTGAATCTCTCTGGAATCGATACAGCATTAATTCTCAAAGTGGATTTGGCAATACACCCCGTTCTCATTTCAGTTCTTCTCTTCGTGATATTAATTTGGTTATACAGAGCTTTTACAGaccaaataaagcaaaaagGTTTGGGAAAGTCTCTCATGAGTTCCACAAAGAAGTCAGCCAACAGCAAAGCTTACAACCTTCAAAGGCAGTTTGCAGTAGTAACATTTTATCTGGCAGCGATTGTTCTGATATCAGCTCTGCCTCATATTGCGATTCAGTTCATCTGGTTGTATGCCGACTTTGCCCTTCAAGAAACCTATTATGTTTTTATAGCTTTAAGAATAAGAGATCTGTTATTGTTCCTTAAAGTGGCCTTAGACGCCTTTATTTACGCTTGGAGATTGCCAGCCTACCGACAAGCGCTGAAAGCATCATGGAGGCGTTCAATTTCAAAGAGCCCTAAGAACAAATCGAAGCACAGAGAAACGTTTCTGTGA
- the LOC136911868 gene encoding uncharacterized protein isoform X1 — MARHRNYRNYAYEDDLSDDVYGHSVEDYDISVSPGTAEQFMFRRSNSRDPNLSAYMVDRCGRVEEEEEEDEDNDEDDLLTSLQDYRRPQLDPISEAKLSSCMDQLQSILGENLHEPTAVSAIVQCNYDVDRALDYIFSQEEKQDQRKNLDPFGTEGSVSCKTILTTNIKPVEGLCNSNSTIGQATNDNSGNVHIVSSDIQIPKSASLSSKQLKTLSQENALESGDKIPCQISRANCLDQTQGSSRQSLMSAPLSSLIQPGERLSGHNTNSLENTALKDLMSLPISSVSVSETSMSSQLTKQCSPSKLQALSPVSSLSKTGEMSSAKPMSSYQASLSTSVGNLSHSRGSLSCHPASSSSQNLSAASSQDNLLSVPLSSLSLSGATSSNNQSAVLKPLSSSDAPLSVPLSSLMQSGGSFPVSSQPVPLSPLNLLKHQEAQMSTLSSTTSHSGSETSFGSKLSSHPLATMPQSNQNQLLSVPLSSLSGSVNSPNSPSVPLSNTLSLSQLPSQPLASLAWTSHITSEMPASSSSVGSSGSNCLSAAGKLSEFTSPASLCGSHKNNPFAKLNDTLSQSEPLLPNNSSETENVKCSAEELENGQIFGEASIVRKAKKYHDQNNRVKVKKKNSSTLAHKGYFSNSVTAKPSLFALTLCYTESVEMSRNKCVVKRVVNKLYELDCLHSSAFNFSTPSPDDIVKEKQRRAFSRKK; from the exons ATGGCGAGACACAGAAACTACAGAAATTATGCTTACGAAGATG ACCTGTCCGATGACGTTTATGGCCATTCCGTTGAAGATTATGATATCTCTGTGTCGCCAGGAACAG CGGAGCAATTTATGTTCCGACGCAGTAATAGCCGGGACCCAAACCTGTCAGCATACATGGTGGATAGGTGTGGTCGAgtagaggaggaggaggaggaagatGAAGATAATGATGAAGATGACCTTCTTACAAGTTTGCAGGACTATCGCAGACCTCAGTTAGATCCAATTAGTGAAG CCAAGCTTTCATCTTGTATGGACCAGCTTCAGTCCATTCTGGGGGAAAATCTACATGAACCCACTGCTGTGTCTGCAATTGTTCAGTGTAATTATGATGTAGACAGAGCTTTGGACTACATTTTTAGCCAAG aagaaaaacaagaccAGAGGAAGAATTTGGATCCATTTGGAACTGAAG GCTCTGTTTCTTGTAAAACTATTTTGACTACAAACATTAAACCTGTGGAAGGATTATGCAATAGCAACAGTACCATAGGGCAAGCTACTAATGATAACAGTGGGAATGTACACATAGTATCATCAGATATTCAAATCCCTAAATCTGCTTCTCTAAGCTCAAAACAATTGAAAACTTTGTCGCAAGAGAATGCGTTGGAGTCAGGGGACAAAATACCTTGCCAGATATCAAGAGCAAACTGCTTGGATCAAACACAAGGGTCTTCTCGCCAATCCCTGATGTCAGCCCCTCTCAGCAGCTTGATACAACCAGGAGAAAGGTTATCAGGTCACAATACAAATTCCCTGGAAAACACAGCACTCAAAGACCTGATGTCATTACCTATCAGTAGTGTGTCAGTCTCAGAAACATCCATGTCTTCTCAACTGACAAAACAGTGTTCTCCAAGTAAATTGCAAGCCTTGTCCCCTGTAAGCAGCCTCTCAAAGACTGGAGAGATGTCATCAGCTAAGCCCATGTCATCTTACCAGGCCTCGTTGTCAACCTCCGTGGGGAATTTGTCGCATTCAAGAGGATCCCTTTCTTGTCACCCAGCATCATCATCCTCTCAGAATCTTTCAGCAGCTTCATCTCAAGACAATCTACTGTCAGTTCCTCTCAGCAGTTTGTCATTGTCTGGAGCAACTTCATCAAATAATCAGTCAGCTGTGTTAAAGCCGTTGTCATCCTCCGATGCCCCGCTTTCAGTTCCTCTCAGTAGCTTAATGCAGTCAGGAGGTTCATTTCCTGTATCGAGTCAGCCAGTGCCTTTATCTCCACTCAATCTCTTGAAGCATCAAGAGGCTCAAATGTCGACTCTCAGCAGCACCACATCACATTCTGGATCAGAGACATCATTTGGTTCCAAATTATCATCACATCCCTTGGCTACTATGCCACAGTCAAATCAAAATCAATTACTTTCAGTGCCTCTCAGTAGCCTCTCTGGTTCTGTAAATTCTCCAAATTCTCCTTCTGTTCCCCTTAGCAATACTTTATCATTATCACAGCTGCCAAGCCAACCATTAGCATCTCTTGCTTGGACCTCTCATATCACATCAGAAATGCCAGCATCATCAAGCAGTGTTGGGTCCTCAGGCTCTAACTGTTTGTCTGCTGCAGGCAAATTATCTGAATTCACCTCTCCAGCCTCCTTGTGTGGATCTCATAAAAACAACCCATTTGCAAAACTGAATGACACTTTGTCGCAGAGTGAACCTCTTCTGCCCAATAATTCTTCAgagactgaaaatgtgaaatgtTCAGCTGAAGAACTGGAAAATGGTCAGATCTTTGGAGAGGCCAGCATTGTTAGGAAAGCAAAGAAATACCATGACCAAAATAACAGagtaaaagtgaaaaagaaGAACAGCTCAACCTTGGCTCACAAAGGATACTTCTCAAACTCTGTGACTGCAAAACCttcattgtttgctttgacGCTATGTTACACTGAATCAGTGGAAATGTCTCGCAACAAATGTGTGGTGAAAAGAGTTGTTAACAAACTGTATGAGCTAGATTGCTTACATTCAAGCgcttttaatttttcaactccATCACCGGATGATATTGTGAAAGAGAAGCAAAGAAGGgcattttcaagaaaaaaatag
- the LOC136911868 gene encoding HBS1-like protein isoform X2 — translation MARHRNYRNYAYEDDLSDDVYGHSVEDYDISVSPGTAEQFMFRRSNSRDPNLSAYMVDRCGRVEEEEEEDEDNDEDDLLTSLQDYRRPQLDPISEAKLSSCMDQLQSILGENLHEPTAVSAIVQCNYDVDRALDYIFSQEEKQDQRKNLDPFGTEGTYSHRKEKEDQVRHQPPVITHISRDSKKEGTADSTVSVVTPSKDKTIVGFATPIKKSRESSPDEPMEVENELKPPEPCKTKGTGKSKEQALAEAHEDYNKRCKGKILLNLVVIGHVDAGKSTLMGHLLYSLGDVSKKSMHKYEIESKKAGKASFAYAWVLDETGEERERGVTMDVGLTRFETDTKLVTLMDAPGHKDFIPNMITGAAQADVAILVVGSSTGEFESGFEAGGQTREHALLVRSLGVTQLIVAVNKLDNVGWSEDRYNHIVGKLKHFLKQAGFKDCDVAYVPCSGLTGENLVAPSTEPPLKQWYNGPTLLNTIDNFKPPKRELEKPFRFCVSDVYKGMGTGINASGKLEAGKLHSGDKIAVMPSGGQGLVKAFTIHDEPAQLACAGDHVTLTLSGLDTMHVGVGSVICPPSSPIKCTTKLKARILVFNIRIPITKGFTVLYHYKTLNEPAVIKRLCSVLHKSTGEVLQKKPRCLTKNSNAEVIIHTYRPVCVELYKDYKDLGRFMLRYSGETIAAGVVTEILDKSGN, via the exons ATGGCGAGACACAGAAACTACAGAAATTATGCTTACGAAGATG ACCTGTCCGATGACGTTTATGGCCATTCCGTTGAAGATTATGATATCTCTGTGTCGCCAGGAACAG CGGAGCAATTTATGTTCCGACGCAGTAATAGCCGGGACCCAAACCTGTCAGCATACATGGTGGATAGGTGTGGTCGAgtagaggaggaggaggaggaagatGAAGATAATGATGAAGATGACCTTCTTACAAGTTTGCAGGACTATCGCAGACCTCAGTTAGATCCAATTAGTGAAG CCAAGCTTTCATCTTGTATGGACCAGCTTCAGTCCATTCTGGGGGAAAATCTACATGAACCCACTGCTGTGTCTGCAATTGTTCAGTGTAATTATGATGTAGACAGAGCTTTGGACTACATTTTTAGCCAAG aagaaaaacaagaccAGAGGAAGAATTTGGATCCATTTGGAACTGAAG GAACCTACAGCCatagaaaagagaaagaagatcAGGTAAGACACCAACCTCCTGTCATAACCCACATCTCCAGAGATAGCAAAAAGGAGGGAACAGCAGACTCAACTGTTTCTGTGGTAACACCAAGTAAAGACAAGACTATAGTGGGTTTTGCTACTCCCATAAAGAAATCAAGGGAAAG ttcTCCTGATGAACCAATGGAAGTAGAAAATGAGTTGAAACCACCAGAGCCATGCAAAACTAAGGGCACTGGAAAAAGCAAAGAACAG GCACTTGCTGAGGCTCATGAAGACTATAACAAACGTTGCAAAGGAAAAATTCTTCTGAATTTGGTTGTAATTG GTCATGTTGATGCAGGCAAGAGCACACTTATGGGCCATCTTCTTTATAGTCTTGGGGATGTCTCCAAAAAGTCAATGCATAA ATATGAAATAGAATCTAAGAAGGCTGGTAAGGCATCTTTTGCTTATGCTTGGGTGCTTGATGAAACAGGTGAAGAAAGAGAGAG GGGTGTAACCATGGATGTTGGGTTAACAAGGTTTGAGACCGATACCAAGCTAGTCACACTTATGGATGCTCCAGGACACaaagattttatccccaacATGATTACTGGAGCAGCGCAG GCTGATGTTGCTATCTTGGTTGTTGGTTCAAGTACTGGTGAATTTGAATCTGGTTTTGAAGCTGGTGGTCAGACCAGGGAACACGCCCTGCTTGTCAGGTCGCTGGGTGTAACACAGTTGATTGTCGCTGTCAATAAATTGGATAAT gtTGGCTGGTCGGAAGATAGATACAATCATATTGTTGGAAAGCTCAAACATTTTCTTAAACAAGCAGGATTTAAA gACTGTGATGTTGCTTACGTGCCATGTAGTGGACTCACTGGCGAAAACCTTGTTGCGCCTAGCACTGAACCTCCTCTTAAACAGTGGTATAACGGGCCAACCTTGCTAAACACAATAG aCAATTTTAAACCTCCAAAGCGTGAACTTGAGAAGCCGTTTCGATTCTGCGTTTCTGATGTTTACAAAG GGATGGGCACAGGAATCAATGCAAGTGGAAAATTAGAGGCCGGTAAACTTCACAGCGGTGACAAGATCGCGGTGATGCCGTCCGGGGGACAAGGCTTGGTGAAGG CCTTTACTATTCACGACGAACCCGCTCAGTTGGCTTGCGCAGGAGATCACGTGACGCTTACGCTGTCCGGTCTAGATACGATGCATGTTGG aGTTGGCAGTGTTATATGCCCTCCAAGTTCTCCAATTAAATGCACAACGAAACTGAAAGCGCGAATTTTAGTGTTCAACATCCGTATTCCCATCACAAAAGGATTTACG GTATTGTACCACTATAAAACATTAAATGAACCCGCTGTAATCAAGAGATTATGCAGCGTTTTACACAAGAGTACGGGGGAAGTTCTTCAAAAGAAGCCCAG ATGTTTGACAAAGAATTCCAATGCTGAGGTGATAATCCATACCTACAGACCAGTTTGTGTTGAATTGTACAAAGATTACAAAGATCTTGGAAGATTTATGCTCCGCTATAGTGGAGAGACCATAGCCGCTGGAGTTGTTACAGAA ATATTAGACAAGTCTGGCAATTAA